The Streptomyces tendae DNA segment CGCCGGCCTTCGCGGCGGCCTTGCGCAGCGGCGCGGTCAGGTGGTGGACCTCCGGGTAGGCGGCGGGGGCGTACGGGCCGTGCTCGCGCAGGAAGCGGTTGACCAGGGCGCGCGCCGGGCGGCCGGTGAAGGCGCGGGTCAGCTCGGTGCGGACGTAGAGGGGGTTGGTCAGGGCCTGCTTGTGCAGGGCGTGCGCGCCGGACTCGTGGGCGGCGACGAAGGCGGTGCCGAGCTGGGCTGCGCAGGCCCCGGCGGCGCACACGGCGGCGATCTGTGAGCCGCGCATGATGCCGCCGGCGGCGACGACCGGGATGCCGACGGAGTCGCGGACCTGGGCGACCAGGGACAGCAGTCCGATGCCGCCGCCGTCCGCCTCCGGGGCGTCGCGGTGGGTGCCCTGGTGGCCGCCGGCCTCGACGCCCTGGGCGATCACCGCGTCGGCGCCGGCCCGTTCCACGGCGCGCGCCTCCTCGGGGGTGGTGGCGGTGACCAGCGTGACCGTGCCGACGCGGCGCAGCGCGTCGACGACCTCGCGGGCCGGCACGCCGAAGTGGAACGACACGGCCGGCACGGGGTTGTCGAGCAGCACGGCGAGCTTGGCGTCGTAGCCGTCGTCGCGGCCGCTGTCGGGGTCGCCCAGCGCGGTCTCGTACCAGGAGGCCTCACCGGCCAGCTGGTGGGAGTAGACGTCGACGGCGGCGTTGGAGGGCGCGGCGTCAGCCGCTCCGGTGGAGCCGGTGCTCGCGCCGGGCGTCTCCGGCTGGGGCAGGAAGAGGTTGACGCCGAAGGGGCGGGAGGTCAGTCCCCGCAACTGCTTGATCTCCTGGTACATCCCGTCCGCGGTCTTGTACCCGGCGGCGAGGAACCCGAGCCCGCCGGCCTCGGACACGGCGGCGGCGAGCTGCGGCACCGAGACACCGCCCGCCATGGGCGCCTGCACGATCGGGTGCCGGAAGAGATCGGTCAGTACGGAGGACATGACCGCATGTTGTCACGTCCCCCGACCGACTCCGCATGGACCCTTCCCGTTGGCATACGCCACTTTCCGGCGGGCCGCCGAACACACCGGCGACCCTCCGCGGGAAAGCCGGTCAGCGCCCGTTGAAGGCGTCCTTCAGCCGGGAGAACAGCCCCTGCTGCCCCGGTTGGAACTGGCCCTGGGGCCGTTCCTCGCCGCGCAGCTTGGCCAGCTCCCGCAGCAGGCGCTCCTGCTCCGGGTCCAGCTTGGTCGGGGTCTGCACCTCGACGTGGACGATGAGGTCACCGCGACCGCCGCCCCGCAGATGGGTGACGCCCCGGCCGTGCAGCGGGATCGACTGGCCGGACTGGGTGCCGGGCCGGATGTCGACCTCCTCCAGGCCGTCCAGCGTCTCCAGCGGCACCTTGGTGCCGAGCGACGCCGCGGTCATCGGCAGCGTGACCGTGCAGTGCAGGTCGTCGCCGCGCCGCTGGAACTGCGAGTGCGGCAGTTCGTGGATCTCGACGTACAGGTCACCGGCGGGACCGCCGCCCGGGCCGACCTCGCCCTCGCCGGCCAGCTGGATCCGGGTGCCGTTGTCGACACCGGCCGGGATCTTGACCGTGAGCGTGCGGCGGGAGCGGATCCGGCCGTCGCCCGCGCACTCCGGGCAGGGCGTGGGCACGACGGTGCCGAAGCCCTGGCACTGCGGGCACGGGCGGGACGTCATGACCTGGCCCAGGAAGGACCGGGTCACCTGCGAGACCTCACCGCGGCCGCGGCACATGTCACACGTCTGCGCGCTGGTGCCGGGCGCGGCACCCTCACCGCTGCAGGTGGTGCAGACGACCGCCGTGTCGACCTGGATGTCCTTGGTCGTGCCGAACGCGGCCTCGTCCAGCTCCACCTCGATGCGGATCATGGCGTCCTGGCCCCGGCGGGTGCGCGAGCGCGGCCCGCGCTGCGACGCCGTGCCGAAGAACGCGTCCATGATGTCGGAGAAGTTGCCGAAGCCGCCGGCCCCGAAGCCGCCCGCGCCGCCGGCGCCGGACTGGGACAACGGGTCGCCGCCGAGGTCGTAGACCTGCTTCTTCTGCGGGTCCGACAGCACCTCGTAGGCGGCGTTGATCTCCTTGAACCGCTCCTGGGTCTTCGGATCCGGATTGACGTCCGGATGCAGCTCGCGGGCGAGCCGCCGGAAGGCCTTCTTGATCTCTTCCTGCGACGCGTCGCGGCGTACGCCGAGTACGGCGTAGTAGTCCGTGGCCACCTATGACTCCGCCAGGATCTGTCCGACGTACCGTGCCACTGCGCGTACCGCTCCCATCGTTCCGGGGTAGTCCATGCGGGTCGGTCCGACCACGCCGAGCTTGGCGACAGCCTCGCCGCCCGAACCGTAGCCGACCGACACGACGGACGTGGAGTTGAGTCCTTCGTGGGCGTTCTCGTGACCGATCCGTACGGTCACACCCGGATCCTGCGCCTCGCCGAGCAGCTTGAGGAGCACGACCTGCTCCTCCAGCGCCTCAAGGACGGGCCGGATCGTGAGGGGGAAGTCGTGTCCGAAGCGGGTGAGGTTGGCGGTACCGCCGATCATCAGCCGCTCCTCGTTCTCCTCGACGAGCGTCTCCAGGAGAGTGGAGAGCACCGTGGAGACCGTACCGCGGTCGTCGGCCTCGAATGCCTCCGGGAGGTCCTCCACCAGACTCGGCACATCGGTGAACCGGCGGCCCGCGACCCGGCTGTTGAGCCGTGCCCGCAGGTCGGCCAGGGACGCCTCGCCGAACGGCGCCGGGCAGTCGACCATGCGCTGCTCGACCCGGCCGGTGTCGGTGATGAGCACCAGCATCAGCCGCGCCGGGGCGAGGGACAGCAGCTCCACGTGCCGCACCGTCGAGCGGGTCAGCGAGGGGTACTGCACCACGGCGACCTGGCGGGTGAGCTGCGCCAGCAGCCGCACCGTCCGGGCCACGACGTCGTCGAGGTCGACGGCGCCCTCGAGGAAGTTCTGGATGGCCCGCCGCTCGGGTGGGCTCATCGGCTTGACGCCGGCCAGCTTGTCGACGAACAGCCGGTAGCCCTTGTCGGTGGGGATGCGCCCGGCACTGGTGTGCGGCTGGGCGATGAAGCCCTCGTCCTCCAGGGCCGCCATGTCGTTGCGCACGGTGGCCGGGGAGACGCCGAGGTTGTGCCGTTCGGTGAGCGCCTTGGAGCCGACGGGCTCCTCGGTGCCCACGTAGTCCTGGACGATCGCGCGCAACACCTGGAGCCTGCGTTCACTGAGCATCGCGCACACCTCCAGCTGGCTTCCGCCGGTAACGGCTCTGGCACTCTTCGCACGCGAGTGCCAGACTTCCCCGGCCCAGTGTACGGCCGGGAGGTACGCCCCCGGCAAGGCCGGTCCGTGCCCGCGTGCCCGGCGTCGTCGTCCCCCGCTAGCGTCCCGGTCATGACCGTGACTTGGGAAGAGTCGGGATGGGAACAACTGGCGCCGGGGGTCGGGCGGTGCCGGCTGCCGGTGTGGGACTGCACGGCGGGGCTCGTGGTGGGCGCCGACGGCGTCCTGGCCGTCGACGCGGGCTCCGCTCCGGCCGAAGGCGCGCGGTTGCGGACCGCGGCGCGGGAGCTGACCGGTCGCCGTGTGACGCATCTCGCGCTCACCCATCCCCACTTCGACCATGTCCTCGGGGCGCCGGCGTTCGCGGACGCCGAGGTGTACGGCGCGGTCGGACTGGACGCGGCGCTCGCCGGGCGGGGGCGCGAGGAGCTGCGCGCGGACGCGGTGCGCTGGGGACTGGACCCGCGGGTGGCGGACGAGGCGGTGGACGCGCTGACGCCGCCCCGGCACGCGGTGTCCGGGGAGCGGACGCTCGACCTGGGCGGCGGCCGGCAGGTGCTGCTGGCGAACGTGGGCCCCGGCCACACCGCCCACGACCTCGCCGTCCTGGTGCCCGGCGACCCGGGGGTCGTCTTCTGCGGCGACCTGGTCGAGGAGTCGGGCGAACCGCAGGCCGGACCCGACGCCGTACCGTCCCGCTGGCCGGCCGCGCTGGACCGGCTGCTCCGGCTGGGCGGCGAGGACGCGGTGTACGTGCCCGGTCACGGAGCGGTGGTCGGCGCGGCGTTCGTCCGGGCCCAACGGGACGCGCTGGCGGCCCGGTTCGGCGTGTCGGACTGATCGCCCCCGGCACGATCCTCGTATCGTCGGCGGAATGCGCCAGTACTCCGCCGATCTGACCCCTCCGTGGAAGAAGTCGCAGCCCGCCCCCGAGGTCGCCGCCGAGCCGGGCCTCGTGGTGGAGGAGCCCGGCACCGGCTTCTGCGGCGCCGTGATCCGCTGCGAGGCCGGCACGGTCACCCTGGAGGACCGCTTCGGCAAGCACCGGGTGTTCCCGCTGCAGCCGCGCGGGTTCCTGCTGGAGGGGCGCGTCGTCACGCTGGTCCGGCCCGCGTCCGGTCCGGCGCGGCCCACCCGCACGGCGTCCGGCTCGGTGGCCGTCCCCGGCGCACGGGCGCGCGTCGCCCGCGCGGGGCGCATCTACGTCGAGGGCCGGCACGACGCCGAGCTGGTCGAGAAGGTGTGGGGCGACGACCTGCGCATCGAGGGCGTGGTGGTGGAGTACCTGGAGGGCGTGGACGACCTGCCGTCGATCGTCGAGTCCTTCGGCCCGGGGCCGGACGCGCGGCTGGGGGTGCTGGTGGACCACCTGGTGCCGGGCTCCAAGGAGTGGCGGATCGCCCAGGCGGTGACGAGCGAGCACGCGCTGGTGGTGGGGCATCCGTACATCGACATCTGGGAGGCGGTGAAGCCGGCGTCGGTGGGGATCGAGGCGTGGCCTCGGGTGCCGCGGGGGGTGGACTGGAAGACGGGGGTGTGTGAGGCGCTGGGTTGGCGGGTGGCCCACACGGGTGAGGCGTGGAAACGGATCCTGGACTCCGTCCACTCGTACAAGGACCTCGAGCCCCAGCTCTTGGGCCGGGTCGAGGAACTGATCGACTTCGTCACGGCACCGTCGTGACACCCGGGTTCTTCGCCCCCGCCGCCCCTTCCCGTCCCGTCCCTGGGGGCTACGCCCCCAGACCCCCTTGTCGGCCCTGGCGGGCCCTCGTCCTCAAACGCCGGACGGGCTGAAATCAGCCCTCCGGCGTTTGAGGAGCGGGGTCCGGGGCGGAGCCCGGGGTCGGGTACGGGAAGGGGCGGCGGGGGCGAAACCCTCTGGTCAGTCGACCAGGTCGCGGACCACCGCGTCCGCCAGCAGCCGCCCCCGCAGGGTGAGGGCCGCGCGGCCCTCCGCGAAGGGCTCGGGACGGAGCAGACCGTCCGACAGCGCGCGCCGCGCAGCGGCGAGCCCCTCCTCCCGGAGAAGATCCAGCGGCACCCCGTCCAGCAGCCGAAGCTCCAGCAGGATCCGCTCGACCCGCTGATCCTCGGAGGACAGCACCTCCCGCCCCCCCCGGCGACCCACCGCGGCCAGCGCCCCCGCATACGCCCCGGATGCTTCACGTTCCACCACCGCACCCGCCCACGTGCGAGTGCGCCCCGGGCCCGGCCCCCCACCAGTCGGCCCCCCGCCAGTACAGCTCGTTGTGCAGGCAACGCCCCGCCTCCGAGGTCGCCCAGTTCGACACCTCGTACCAGGAGAACCCCGCCTCCGACAGCCGCTCCTCGGCGATCAGATACCGGTCCGCGTGGACGTCGTCGTCCGTCATGGGCACCTCGCCCCGCCGGATCCGGCGGGCCAGCTGCGTACCCTCCTCGACGATCAGCGCGTACGCGGACACGTGGTCCGGTCCTGCGCCGATCGCCGCGTCCAGCGACGCCCGCCAGTCGTCGTCGGACTCCCCCGGCGTGCCGTAGATCAGGTCGAGGTTGACGTGTTCGAACCCGGCCGCGCGCGCCTCGGCGACGCACGCCTCGGGCCGGCCGGGGGTGTGCGTGCGGTCGAGGACCTTCAGCACGTGCTGCCGGGCGCTCTGCATGCCGAAGGAGACGCGGTTGAACCCGCCGGCCCGCAGCTCCGCCAGGTAGGCGGGGTCGACCGACTCGGGGTTCGCCTCCGTCGTGATCTCGGCGTCCGGCGCCAGCCCGAACTCCTCACGGATCGCGCCCAGCATCCGTACCAGGTCGCCGGCGGCGAGCAGCGTGGGCGTGCCCCCGCCGACGAACACCGTGCGCACCGGCCGCGGGTCGTCGCCGAGCACCTTGCGGGCCAGGCGGACCTCGTCGACGAGGGTCCCGGCGTAGTTGTCGCGGGAGGCCAGCACGCCGCCGCTGCCGCGCAGCTCGGTCGCGGTGTAGGTGTTGAAGTCGCAGTAGCCGCAGCGGGTCGCGCAGTAGGGGACGTGCAGGTAGAACCCGAGGGGACGGTCGGCCGCGCCCGCGAGCGCGGACGCGGGCAGCGCGCCGTCGGCGGGGACGGGCTCGCCGTCGGGGAGTGCGGAAGGCATGTGCTCCATTGTCCCGCACCCCGCCCGCTCCCCTTCCGCGCCGCCTGCGCCGGGGCCCGTGCGCCCCGGCGCGCTCACTCCGCCTGGAGCACCAGCAGGGCGAGGTCGTCCGCCGGGGGCCGCGCCCCGAAGTCGTGCACCAGCCGGGTGATCCGTTCCGCTATGGCCCCGGCCTCCATGCCGGCGCAGCCCGCCAGCGCCGTGGCCAGTCCGTCGCCGTCGTCGAACTGCCGTGACCCGGAGCGCCGCTCGGTGACCCCGTCGGTGACGCACAGCAGGCTGTCGCCGGAGTACATCTCGAAGGTCTCGCTGGTGTATGTGGCGTCTTCGACGACCCCGAGCAGCGTCTGCGGCTGGGCGACGGTACGGACGGCGCCCTCGGGGTCGAGCAGGAGGGGCAGGGGGTGCCCGGCGGAGGCGAGGGTGCAGCGCACGCCCCCGTCGAAGGGGACGAGCTCGCCGTAGAGGAGGGAGAGGAAACGGGTCTGGGGGCCGTCGCCGGGGGCGGTCGGGCGGGCCCCGGCGGCCACCAACGCGCGGGCGGCGGCGTCGGCGGCCTCGGTGGCGTCGTCGAGGAGGAGCTGGTTGAGCCGGTCGAGGACGTCGGCGACGCGGTAGCCCTCGCGGGCGAGCAGCCGCAGCCAGGGCCGGACCAGTCCGATGACGACGGCCGCCTCGGGTCCCTTGCCCTGGACGTCGCCGACGGCGAAGCACCAGCGTCCGCGGCCGGCCGGGAAGAGGTCGTAGAAGTCGCCGCTGGGGCCGCCCTTGTCGCACGGTTCGTGGACGAGGGCGCTGCGCACGCCGGGGATCTCGGCCACGGCGCCGGGCAGCAGGCCGCGCTGCAGCACGGCGCTGATGGTGGCCTGGCGGGCGTACTGCCGGGCGGCGCCGATGGCGAGCGCGACCCGTCGCCCGAGGTCCTCGACCAGCCCGGTGATCTCGTCGGGGAAGCGGTCGATGCGGCCGCGGCCGATGACCAGGGTGCCGAGCGGGCGCCCTCCCGCGACGAGCCGGTAGGCGAGCGCGGTCCCGGGCGGCGCGGAGGCCGGCCCCTCCGCAGCGCGCCCACCGGCCCCACCGGCGCCCTCCCCCGGCCCGAGGCCCGCACCCACCGAACCGGGTCCCGCGTCCGCCGGGCCGGGATCGTCGTACGCCGGGCCGGAGCCCACGCCCACCGGGCCGGAATCCGCGGTCACCGGGCCAAGATCCGGGCCCACCCCGCCCGGATCCCTGCCCACCGAGCCGAAGCCCGCATCCACCGAACCGGATCTCGCGTCCACCGAGCCGGTTCTCGCGTCCGCCGGGCCGGATGTCGAACTCACCGATCCGGGGCTCGCGTAGGCCCGCCCGGGACCCGCATCCACCGACCCGGAACCCTCGTACGCCGGCCCGGGACCCACGCCCACCGAGCCGGGACCCGCGTACGCCGGCCCGGGACCCACGCCCACCGAGCCGGGACCCGCGTACGGTCCGGAGCCCGCACCCACCGGCCCGGGATCGGCGCCCGGCGACCCGGGATCGCCCCCCACCGCGTCAAGGTCCGCGTCCGCCACGGCGGCGGGCGCGGGCCACGGATACGGCACGGGACCCGTGCCGAGCGGGTCGTCGGGGTACGGCGGCGGGTTCCCCTCCAGCGCCCGGCTCAGCTCCTCGACGTACTGCTCGCCGGCGTGCCAGACGCGGGCGAGCCGACCGCCGGTGCGGATGCCGCCGGGCCGGCCGCCGAGGGCCGTGGTCTCGTCCTCCAGCCAGACCGCGCACCAGTCGGCGAGCCGCGGCACGATCAGCTGCCCGGTGAGGGAGGCGACCAGGTCCTCGTCGAGCTGTCCGGCGAGCAGGTCGGAGGCCTCGGCCAGGAAGGAGAGGGCGCCCCGGCCCAGCCAGGCGCCGTCCCGGCCAGGGCGGCGGGCCAGCCAGTCGTCGCCGTAGGAGGCGGCCCGCCAGGCGTCCCGGGTGCCGTCGCGCGGGCCGGTCCCTCCCCGGGGTGCGAGGTGGCCGGAGGCCAGCTGGGCGGCGGCCCGCAGGTCCCGCGCCGGGTCGCGCTCCCCGGCGTACGTCGCGGCGGGGTCGCCCGCCGCGTCGTCGTGGTTCGCCAGCCGCGCCCACACGGTCTTGGTGCCGGGGCGGTAGGTGATGCCCCAGGACTCGGCGAGCGCGGCGACCAGGCGCAGGCCGCGCCCGTACTCGGGGGTGTCGTGCGCCGGTGCCTCCGGCGCGCCGTCCTGCGGGGCGCGCGCGGGGTGGTGGTCGGCGACCTCGACGACGAGTGCGCCGGTCTCCTCCTCCAGCCGGCAGGTCAGGTGCACCTCGGTGCCGGCGTGGACGACGGCGTTGGTGACGAGTTCGCTGGCGACGAGGGCGGCGTCGTCGCCGACCCGGCCGGTGAGGAGGTCGGCGCCGGGCGGCGCGAGCTGCGCCCATTCGGTGAGCGCCTTGCGCAGCAGGGCGCGTGCGGAACCGGGGGCGAGGGGACTTCCGGGCAGCGTCGCCTCCACCCGCGTGCACCCCCGCACGTCGGGGGCGCACGAGGTGGTCTCCCGTTGGGTCGGAATGGCCCGCATGGGCAGCTCCCCGGGCAGTTCGTACGAATAGAACCTCGTCGCTGCCGACAGGGTGACAGAAAGGACCCGCCCATAAGCGTGGAGTCACGAAAGTGGATCGCTTGCCAGGGGGACAGTGTTCCGTTTTCGTTCAAGAACGGAGACGTAACCGCTCGTTCTCGGTCATCGGGGAACGCGGAGGCACACAGCCCGCGCCGACCGGGAAGAGCGGCGCGGGCGTGTCCCTCAGGAGTCCTCAGAAGCCCTCAGGAGAAGTCGAGGACCACGCGGCCGCGCAGTCCGCCGGCTTCGAGCAAGCGGTGCGCCTCGGCCGCGTCGGACGCCGGAAGCACCTTGGCGACGTGCAGGGACAGCACGCCCTTCTCGGCCTGCCGGCGCAGGGTGTTCAGCAGGGCGGTGTCGGTGGCGACGCTCGCGACGAAGACCGGGGTCACCGTGATGCCGTGCTCGTCCGGCCCCTGCCATCCCCTCAGCTCGACGAGGGTGCCGCCGTCCGCCACGGCCGGGACGACCTCCTCCCGCTGGTCGGAACCGTCCACCAGCCCCGGCACGCCGTCCGGCAGCAGCGCCCTGATGCGCTCGGCCACGTCCGTGCCCCGGTCGACCAGATGGTCGGCGCCGAAGCCGCGGACCAGGTCGCGGTCGTGCGGGGCGGCGTCCGCGACGACCGTCAGGCCGTCGGCCTTGGCCAGTTCGACCGTGTACGCGCCGGTCACGGCGACGGTCGCGCCGGCCGGGAGGGCGAGGGTGTCCAGGGCCAGCCGCGCGGTGGCCGCGTTCATCAGCAGGGTGGAGGCCTCGGGGTGGTCGGACCCGGCGGGCGCGGGGACGACCGACGCGGCGGGCACGACGATCTGCTCGGCGTACGCGCCGCCCTCCGGACGGGTGGGCAGCACCAGGGCGACGACCCGCTGCCCCACGGCGAGCCGGTCGTCCACGCCGGGACCGAGCTTCTCGATCACGCCCGCCGCGTCC contains these protein-coding regions:
- the hrcA gene encoding heat-inducible transcriptional repressor HrcA, whose amino-acid sequence is MLSERRLQVLRAIVQDYVGTEEPVGSKALTERHNLGVSPATVRNDMAALEDEGFIAQPHTSAGRIPTDKGYRLFVDKLAGVKPMSPPERRAIQNFLEGAVDLDDVVARTVRLLAQLTRQVAVVQYPSLTRSTVRHVELLSLAPARLMLVLITDTGRVEQRMVDCPAPFGEASLADLRARLNSRVAGRRFTDVPSLVEDLPEAFEADDRGTVSTVLSTLLETLVEENEERLMIGGTANLTRFGHDFPLTIRPVLEALEEQVVLLKLLGEAQDPGVTVRIGHENAHEGLNSTSVVSVGYGSGGEAVAKLGVVGPTRMDYPGTMGAVRAVARYVGQILAES
- a CDS encoding MBL fold metallo-hydrolase translates to MTVTWEESGWEQLAPGVGRCRLPVWDCTAGLVVGADGVLAVDAGSAPAEGARLRTAARELTGRRVTHLALTHPHFDHVLGAPAFADAEVYGAVGLDAALAGRGREELRADAVRWGLDPRVADEAVDALTPPRHAVSGERTLDLGGGRQVLLANVGPGHTAHDLAVLVPGDPGVVFCGDLVEESGEPQAGPDAVPSRWPAALDRLLRLGGEDAVYVPGHGAVVGAAFVRAQRDALAARFGVSD
- a CDS encoding ATP-binding SpoIIE family protein phosphatase, with amino-acid sequence MRAIPTQRETTSCAPDVRGCTRVEATLPGSPLAPGSARALLRKALTEWAQLAPPGADLLTGRVGDDAALVASELVTNAVVHAGTEVHLTCRLEEETGALVVEVADHHPARAPQDGAPEAPAHDTPEYGRGLRLVAALAESWGITYRPGTKTVWARLANHDDAAGDPAATYAGERDPARDLRAAAQLASGHLAPRGGTGPRDGTRDAWRAASYGDDWLARRPGRDGAWLGRGALSFLAEASDLLAGQLDEDLVASLTGQLIVPRLADWCAVWLEDETTALGGRPGGIRTGGRLARVWHAGEQYVEELSRALEGNPPPYPDDPLGTGPVPYPWPAPAAVADADLDAVGGDPGSPGADPGPVGAGSGPYAGPGSVGVGPGPAYAGPGSVGVGPGPAYEGSGSVDAGPGRAYASPGSVSSTSGPADARTGSVDARSGSVDAGFGSVGRDPGGVGPDLGPVTADSGPVGVGSGPAYDDPGPADAGPGSVGAGLGPGEGAGGAGGRAAEGPASAPPGTALAYRLVAGGRPLGTLVIGRGRIDRFPDEITGLVEDLGRRVALAIGAARQYARQATISAVLQRGLLPGAVAEIPGVRSALVHEPCDKGGPSGDFYDLFPAGRGRWCFAVGDVQGKGPEAAVVIGLVRPWLRLLAREGYRVADVLDRLNQLLLDDATEAADAAARALVAAGARPTAPGDGPQTRFLSLLYGELVPFDGGVRCTLASAGHPLPLLLDPEGAVRTVAQPQTLLGVVEDATYTSETFEMYSGDSLLCVTDGVTERRSGSRQFDDGDGLATALAGCAGMEAGAIAERITRLVHDFGARPPADDLALLVLQAE
- a CDS encoding DUF3097 domain-containing protein gives rise to the protein MRQYSADLTPPWKKSQPAPEVAAEPGLVVEEPGTGFCGAVIRCEAGTVTLEDRFGKHRVFPLQPRGFLLEGRVVTLVRPASGPARPTRTASGSVAVPGARARVARAGRIYVEGRHDAELVEKVWGDDLRIEGVVVEYLEGVDDLPSIVESFGPGPDARLGVLVDHLVPGSKEWRIAQAVTSEHALVVGHPYIDIWEAVKPASVGIEAWPRVPRGVDWKTGVCEALGWRVAHTGEAWKRILDSVHSYKDLEPQLLGRVEELIDFVTAPS
- the dnaJ gene encoding molecular chaperone DnaJ encodes the protein MATDYYAVLGVRRDASQEEIKKAFRRLARELHPDVNPDPKTQERFKEINAAYEVLSDPQKKQVYDLGGDPLSQSGAGGAGGFGAGGFGNFSDIMDAFFGTASQRGPRSRTRRGQDAMIRIEVELDEAAFGTTKDIQVDTAVVCTTCSGEGAAPGTSAQTCDMCRGRGEVSQVTRSFLGQVMTSRPCPQCQGFGTVVPTPCPECAGDGRIRSRRTLTVKIPAGVDNGTRIQLAGEGEVGPGGGPAGDLYVEIHELPHSQFQRRGDDLHCTVTLPMTAASLGTKVPLETLDGLEEVDIRPGTQSGQSIPLHGRGVTHLRGGGRGDLIVHVEVQTPTKLDPEQERLLRELAKLRGEERPQGQFQPGQQGLFSRLKDAFNGR
- a CDS encoding quinone oxidoreductase family protein, with amino-acid sequence MKAIGLSTYGGPDVLREVELPVPEAGPGEVRIRVHAAAVNPTDVMMRTGGHAARMRDVPPPFLPGMDAAGVIEKLGPGVDDRLAVGQRVVALVLPTRPEGGAYAEQIVVPAASVVPAPAGSDHPEASTLLMNAATARLALDTLALPAGATVAVTGAYTVELAKADGLTVVADAAPHDRDLVRGFGADHLVDRGTDVAERIRALLPDGVPGLVDGSDQREEVVPAVADGGTLVELRGWQGPDEHGITVTPVFVASVATDTALLNTLRRQAEKGVLSLHVAKVLPASDAAEAHRLLEAGGLRGRVVLDFS
- a CDS encoding nitronate monooxygenase; translated protein: MSSVLTDLFRHPIVQAPMAGGVSVPQLAAAVSEAGGLGFLAAGYKTADGMYQEIKQLRGLTSRPFGVNLFLPQPETPGASTGSTGAADAAPSNAAVDVYSHQLAGEASWYETALGDPDSGRDDGYDAKLAVLLDNPVPAVSFHFGVPAREVVDALRRVGTVTLVTATTPEEARAVERAGADAVIAQGVEAGGHQGTHRDAPEADGGGIGLLSLVAQVRDSVGIPVVAAGGIMRGSQIAAVCAAGACAAQLGTAFVAAHESGAHALHKQALTNPLYVRTELTRAFTGRPARALVNRFLREHGPYAPAAYPEVHHLTAPLRKAAAKAGDAQGLALWAGQGHRMARELPAGQLVEVLAAELATARTALSAGGAR